One stretch of Streptomyces sp. 135 DNA includes these proteins:
- a CDS encoding ABC transporter ATP-binding protein: MTALLEVEDLRVAYGRIEAVKGISFTVEAGKVVTLIGTNGAGKTTTLRTLSGLLKPVSGTIKFNGKALRKYRADQIVALGLAHSPEGRHIFPRMSIENNLRLGAYLRSDKAGIEKDINRAYDLFPILGERRKQAAGTLSGGEQQMLAMGRALMSQPKLLMLDEPSMGLSPIMMQKIMATIAELKSQGTTILLVEQNAQAALSLADEGHVMEVGRIVLSGTGGDLLHDESVRKAYLGED, translated from the coding sequence ATGACCGCACTCCTTGAGGTCGAGGACCTCCGCGTCGCCTACGGCAGGATCGAAGCCGTCAAAGGCATCTCCTTCACCGTCGAGGCCGGCAAAGTCGTCACCCTCATCGGCACCAACGGCGCAGGCAAGACCACCACACTCCGCACCCTGTCAGGCCTGCTCAAGCCCGTCAGCGGCACCATCAAATTCAACGGCAAAGCCCTACGCAAATACCGCGCCGACCAAATAGTCGCCCTCGGCCTCGCCCACTCCCCCGAAGGCCGCCACATCTTCCCCCGCATGTCCATCGAGAACAATCTCCGCCTCGGCGCCTACCTCCGCTCCGACAAGGCAGGCATCGAAAAGGACATCAACCGCGCCTACGACCTCTTCCCCATCCTCGGAGAACGCAGGAAACAAGCAGCGGGCACCCTCTCCGGCGGCGAACAACAAATGCTCGCGATGGGCCGCGCCCTCATGTCACAACCCAAACTGCTCATGCTCGACGAACCCTCCATGGGACTCTCACCGATCATGATGCAGAAGATCATGGCGACCATCGCCGAACTGAAATCCCAGGGCACCACGATCCTCCTCGTCGAGCAGAACGCCCAAGCGGCGCTCTCCCTCGCCGACGAGGGCCACGTCATGGAAGTCGGCCGCATCGTCCTCTCCGGTACGGGTGGGGACCTGCTGCACGACGAATCGGTACGCAAGGCGTACCTCGGCGAGGACTGA
- a CDS encoding SidA/IucD/PvdA family monooxygenase — translation MTGTPDQPDPTPRSTPEDPRDLVGIGIGPFNLSLAALAHPLGELDTVFYEQSHGFHWHPGLLIEGATLQVPFLADLVTLADPASPWSFLSYLKSRERLFPFYFAERFHIQRAEYDAYCRWVSENLTALHFGHQVDAVRWNPERDLFEVDFTQLDTDGEAEALGRTYTRNIALGVGTAPHIPEPLKPLAEAPTVPVIHSADYLDHRELLLSAEHITVIGSGQSGAEVFLDLLRARPAGREKIHWLTRTEAFAPMEYSKLGLEHFTPDYTRYFHALPETVRDDLVPHQWQLHKGIDADTIAAIHDELYRHTLHGGWPDAVLTPGVLVRTAGRVASTRVELHLEHLQQGTRSRLTTDAVVLATGYRERPTEQLLAGLDPYIRKDSSARPRVDEHYRLVLDPSITATGSNIYVQNAERHTHGVGAPDLGLAAWRSATILNALTGKDPYPLPRRTAFTSFGLHTPTIPGQATGRVGEQRGNLVRLKN, via the coding sequence ATGACCGGCACGCCCGACCAGCCCGACCCCACGCCGCGCTCCACGCCCGAAGACCCCCGCGACCTCGTCGGCATCGGCATCGGCCCCTTCAACCTCTCCCTCGCCGCCCTCGCCCACCCCCTCGGCGAACTCGACACCGTCTTCTACGAACAGAGCCACGGCTTCCACTGGCACCCCGGCCTCCTCATCGAAGGCGCCACCCTCCAAGTGCCCTTCCTCGCCGACCTCGTCACCCTCGCCGACCCCGCGAGCCCCTGGTCCTTCCTCAGCTACCTCAAGAGCCGCGAGCGGCTCTTCCCCTTCTACTTCGCCGAGCGCTTCCACATCCAGCGCGCCGAGTACGACGCCTACTGCCGCTGGGTCAGCGAAAACCTCACCGCACTCCACTTCGGCCACCAGGTCGACGCCGTCCGCTGGAACCCCGAACGCGACCTCTTCGAAGTCGACTTCACCCAGCTCGACACCGACGGCGAAGCCGAAGCCCTCGGCCGCACCTACACCAGGAACATCGCCCTCGGCGTCGGCACCGCCCCCCACATCCCCGAACCCCTCAAACCCCTCGCCGAAGCCCCCACCGTCCCCGTCATCCACTCCGCGGACTACCTCGACCACCGCGAACTGCTGCTCTCCGCCGAGCACATCACCGTCATCGGCTCAGGACAGTCCGGCGCCGAAGTCTTCCTCGACCTGCTGCGAGCCCGCCCCGCCGGCCGCGAGAAAATCCACTGGCTCACCCGCACCGAAGCCTTCGCACCCATGGAGTACTCGAAGCTGGGCCTGGAACACTTCACACCCGACTACACCCGCTACTTCCACGCCCTGCCCGAAACGGTCCGCGACGACCTCGTGCCCCACCAATGGCAACTCCACAAAGGCATCGACGCCGACACCATCGCCGCCATCCACGACGAGCTCTACCGGCACACCCTCCACGGCGGCTGGCCCGACGCCGTCCTCACCCCCGGCGTCCTCGTCCGCACCGCCGGCCGCGTCGCCAGCACCCGCGTCGAACTCCACCTGGAACACCTCCAGCAGGGCACGCGCTCCCGCCTCACCACCGACGCCGTCGTCCTCGCCACCGGCTACCGCGAACGCCCCACCGAGCAACTCCTCGCCGGCCTCGACCCCTACATCCGCAAGGACTCCTCCGCCCGCCCCCGCGTCGACGAGCACTACCGCCTCGTCCTCGACCCCTCCATCACCGCCACCGGCAGCAACATCTACGTACAGAACGCCGAACGCCACACCCACGGCGTCGGCGCCCCCGACCTCGGCCTCGCCGCCTGGCGCAGCGCCACCATCCTCAACGCCCTCACCGGCAAGGACCCCTACCCCCTGCCCCGCCGCACCGCGTTCACCAGCTTCGGCCTGCACACCCCCACCATCCCCGGCCAGGCCACCGGCCGCGTGGGGGAACAGCGCGGAAACCTCGTACGCCTCAAGAACTGA
- a CDS encoding SIMPL domain-containing protein, translated as MNTTPTPYGTPDAPRLAVRGEAHLEVDPEIARIGITVNARGTDRRDALNDLTRRNTTALDLIKSYGDTVEKLETGAFSITPELTRHGRAERVRAYHGRVHITAELTDFTALGELTSRLADLDLTRVEGPWWALRPDSPTHRRARQQAVREAVQRAREYAEALGTELAALVELADLDAENTPAHGYGAPAGAMRSVAYGGATDMPTETAPLDLEPQRQHVYAQVNARFTMTPPRLDP; from the coding sequence ATGAACACCACCCCCACCCCCTACGGCACCCCCGACGCCCCCCGCCTCGCCGTCCGCGGCGAAGCACACCTCGAAGTCGACCCCGAGATCGCCCGCATCGGCATCACCGTCAACGCCCGCGGCACCGACCGCCGCGACGCCCTGAACGACCTCACCCGGCGCAACACCACCGCCCTCGACCTCATCAAGAGCTACGGCGACACCGTCGAGAAACTGGAGACCGGCGCCTTCTCCATCACCCCCGAACTCACCAGACACGGCCGCGCCGAACGCGTCCGCGCCTACCACGGCCGCGTCCACATCACCGCCGAACTCACCGACTTCACCGCACTCGGCGAACTCACCAGCCGCCTCGCCGACCTCGACCTCACCCGCGTCGAAGGCCCCTGGTGGGCCCTGCGCCCCGACTCACCCACCCACCGCCGCGCCAGGCAGCAAGCCGTCCGCGAAGCGGTACAACGCGCCCGCGAATACGCCGAAGCCCTCGGCACCGAACTCGCCGCCCTCGTCGAACTCGCCGACCTCGACGCCGAGAACACCCCCGCCCACGGCTACGGCGCACCCGCCGGTGCCATGCGCTCCGTCGCCTACGGCGGAGCGACCGACATGCCCACCGAAACCGCACCCCTGGACCTCGAACCACAACGCCAGCACGTCTACGCCCAGGTCAACGCCCGCTTCACCATGACACCCCCACGACTGGACCCGTGA
- the pyk gene encoding pyruvate kinase, whose protein sequence is MRRAKIVCTLGPATDSYDQIKALVEAGMDVARFNLSHGTHAEHEERYQRVRKASEESGRSVGILADLQGPKIRLGRFSEGPVLLERGDEFTITVEDGVQGDRQRCGTTYSGLAQDVTSGERILVDDGKVTLQVTGVIGPRVATTVLEGGMVSDHKGLNLPGVAVSVPALSDKDEEDLRWALRTGFDVIALSFVRSGRDIEDVHRIMDEEGRRLPVIAKVEKPQAVDNIEDIVAAFDGIMVARGDLGVEMPLEQVPIVQKRAIKLAKRNAKPVIVATQMLDSMIDNSRPTRAEASDVANAVIDGTDAVMLSGETSVGKYPVETVKTMGRIVEAAEEDILAKGLPPLTERSKPRTQGGAVARAAAEMGDFLGAKFLVAFTQSGDTVRRLSRYRSPIPLLAFTPDKATRSQLNLTWGVETFLGPHVDSTDAMVDQVDELLLEIGRCERGDVVVITAGSPPGVSGSTNLVRVHRIGENE, encoded by the coding sequence ATGCGCCGAGCCAAAATCGTCTGCACCCTGGGCCCCGCCACCGACTCGTACGACCAGATCAAGGCACTGGTCGAAGCCGGAATGGACGTAGCCCGCTTCAACCTCAGCCACGGCACCCACGCCGAACACGAGGAGCGCTACCAGCGCGTGCGCAAGGCCTCCGAGGAGAGCGGCCGCAGCGTCGGCATCCTCGCCGACCTTCAAGGCCCGAAGATCCGCCTCGGCCGCTTCAGCGAAGGCCCCGTACTCCTTGAACGCGGCGACGAGTTCACCATCACCGTCGAAGACGGCGTCCAAGGCGACCGCCAACGCTGCGGCACCACCTACAGCGGCCTCGCCCAGGACGTCACCTCCGGCGAACGCATCCTCGTCGACGACGGCAAGGTGACCCTCCAGGTCACCGGCGTGATCGGCCCCCGCGTCGCCACCACCGTCCTCGAAGGCGGCATGGTCTCCGACCACAAAGGCCTCAACCTCCCCGGCGTCGCCGTCTCCGTCCCCGCACTCTCCGACAAGGACGAAGAAGACCTCCGCTGGGCCCTGCGTACAGGCTTCGACGTCATCGCCCTCTCCTTCGTACGCAGCGGACGCGACATCGAAGACGTCCACCGCATCATGGACGAGGAAGGCCGCCGACTCCCCGTCATCGCCAAGGTCGAGAAGCCGCAAGCCGTCGACAACATCGAGGACATCGTCGCCGCCTTCGACGGCATCATGGTCGCCCGCGGCGACCTCGGCGTCGAAATGCCCCTCGAACAAGTCCCCATCGTCCAAAAGCGCGCCATCAAACTCGCCAAGCGCAACGCCAAACCGGTCATCGTCGCCACCCAGATGCTCGACTCCATGATCGACAACTCCCGCCCCACCAGGGCCGAGGCGAGCGACGTCGCCAACGCCGTCATCGACGGCACGGACGCGGTGATGCTCTCCGGCGAGACCAGCGTCGGCAAATACCCCGTCGAAACGGTCAAGACCATGGGCCGCATCGTCGAAGCTGCCGAAGAGGACATCCTCGCCAAGGGCCTGCCCCCACTCACCGAGCGGAGCAAACCCCGCACCCAGGGCGGCGCTGTCGCCCGCGCCGCCGCCGAGATGGGCGACTTCCTCGGCGCCAAATTCCTCGTCGCCTTCACCCAGTCCGGCGACACGGTCCGCCGCCTCTCCCGCTACCGCTCACCCATCCCGCTCCTCGCCTTCACCCCCGACAAGGCCACCCGCTCCCAGCTGAACCTCACCTGGGGCGTGGAAACCTTCCTCGGCCCGCACGTCGACTCCACCGACGCGATGGTCGACCAGGTCGACGAACTGCTCCTGGAGATCGGCCGCTGCGAGCGGGGCGACGTGGTCGTCATCACGGCCGGCTCCCCGCCGGGGGTGTCGGGCTCGACGAACCTGGTCCGCGTCCATCGCATCGGCGAGAACGAGTAG
- a CDS encoding chorismate mutase, whose translation MTTSHTSDTNGASAAEGTDEAVRAELSRLRDSIDNIDAAVVHMLAERFKCTQQVGHLKANHQLPPADPAREARQIARLRELAESAKLDPAFAEKLLNFIIAEVIRHHETIAKSS comes from the coding sequence ATGACCACCAGCCACACCAGTGACACGAACGGCGCGAGCGCGGCGGAGGGTACGGACGAGGCCGTGCGCGCCGAGCTGTCCCGGCTGCGCGACAGCATCGACAACATCGACGCCGCCGTCGTCCACATGCTCGCCGAGCGCTTCAAGTGCACCCAGCAGGTCGGCCACCTCAAGGCCAACCACCAGCTGCCGCCCGCCGACCCGGCCCGCGAGGCCCGCCAGATCGCCCGGCTGCGCGAACTCGCCGAGAGCGCCAAGCTCGACCCCGCGTTCGCCGAGAAGCTGCTCAACTTCATCATCGCCGAGGTGATCCGCCACCACGAGACGATCGCCAAGTCGTCCTGA
- a CDS encoding 5'-nucleotidase C-terminal domain-containing protein yields the protein MPLNRRKFLGTSAVTGVGVALTGGAVAPSVAQAKGKPGRREKRYSFTVLGTTDLHGNVFNWDYFTDKEFDDKDHNDVGLAKISTLVNEVRAEKGRRNTLLIDAGDTIQGTQLSYYYAKVDPITAVRGPVHPMAQAMNAMGYDAAALGNHEFNYGIPVLRKFEEQCDFPLLGANALDAKTQRPAFPPYFMKRLRTPHGRDVKVAVLGLTNPGIAIWDKANVQGKMTFPGLEEQAAKWVPRLRSMGADVVIVSAHSGSSGTSSYGDQLPYVENAAGLVAEQVPGIDAILVGHAHTEIPEYFVENKATGKRVVLSEPLKWGQRLTLFDFELVWVKGRWTVEKVGAKVLNSNTAAEDGKITRLLADEHKKVVAYVNQVIGTSKAAMSTAEGPYKDVAIIDLINRVQKETVAQALAGGTYAALPVLSQASCFSRTARIPAGEVTIKDAAGLYPFENTLEARLLTGAQLKEYLEFSARYYVQTPAGAPVDPAKLTNAEKIPDYNYDAVYGVTYEIDIAKPVGSRVVKLSFEGEEIDPKAEFVLAVNNYRASGGGNFPHVAGAKQVWANSEEIRNTIIGWVKAKGTIDPAGFASVDWRLTRDGTPVF from the coding sequence ATGCCGCTGAACCGCAGGAAGTTCCTGGGCACGTCCGCCGTCACCGGCGTGGGCGTGGCGCTCACGGGTGGGGCTGTGGCGCCGTCCGTGGCGCAGGCGAAGGGGAAGCCGGGTCGGCGGGAGAAGCGGTATTCGTTCACCGTGCTCGGCACGACGGATCTGCACGGCAACGTCTTCAACTGGGATTACTTCACGGACAAGGAGTTCGACGACAAGGACCACAATGACGTGGGTCTGGCCAAGATCTCCACGTTGGTGAACGAGGTGCGTGCGGAGAAGGGGCGTCGCAATACGCTCCTGATCGACGCGGGTGACACCATCCAGGGCACGCAGCTTTCGTACTACTACGCCAAGGTGGATCCGATCACCGCCGTGCGCGGCCCGGTGCACCCGATGGCGCAGGCGATGAACGCGATGGGCTATGACGCGGCGGCGCTCGGCAATCACGAGTTCAATTACGGTATACCGGTGCTGCGCAAGTTCGAGGAGCAGTGTGATTTCCCGCTTCTCGGGGCCAATGCGCTGGACGCGAAGACGCAGCGGCCGGCGTTCCCGCCGTATTTCATGAAGCGGCTGCGTACTCCGCACGGGCGTGATGTGAAGGTGGCGGTGCTCGGTCTGACGAATCCGGGTATCGCGATCTGGGACAAGGCGAACGTCCAGGGCAAGATGACGTTTCCCGGTCTTGAGGAGCAGGCCGCGAAGTGGGTGCCGAGGCTGCGGTCGATGGGTGCGGATGTCGTGATCGTGTCGGCGCACTCCGGTTCCAGTGGCACGTCGTCGTACGGGGATCAGTTGCCGTATGTGGAGAACGCGGCGGGCCTGGTGGCGGAGCAGGTGCCGGGTATCGACGCGATTTTGGTGGGGCACGCGCACACGGAGATTCCCGAGTACTTCGTGGAGAACAAGGCGACGGGCAAGCGGGTCGTCCTGTCGGAGCCGCTGAAGTGGGGGCAGCGTCTGACGTTGTTCGACTTCGAGCTGGTGTGGGTGAAGGGCCGGTGGACGGTGGAGAAGGTGGGGGCGAAGGTCCTGAACTCCAACACGGCCGCGGAGGACGGGAAGATCACGCGGCTGCTGGCCGACGAGCACAAGAAGGTCGTCGCCTACGTCAATCAGGTCATCGGCACGTCGAAGGCGGCGATGAGTACGGCCGAGGGCCCGTACAAGGATGTCGCGATCATCGATCTGATCAATCGGGTGCAGAAGGAGACGGTGGCGCAGGCGTTGGCGGGTGGGACGTACGCGGCGCTGCCGGTGCTCTCGCAGGCGTCGTGTTTCTCGCGGACCGCGCGGATTCCGGCGGGCGAGGTGACGATCAAGGACGCGGCGGGGCTGTATCCCTTCGAGAACACCCTGGAGGCGCGGTTGCTCACGGGTGCGCAGCTCAAGGAGTACCTGGAGTTCTCGGCGCGCTACTACGTGCAGACGCCCGCGGGTGCCCCGGTGGACCCGGCGAAGCTGACGAACGCCGAGAAGATCCCGGATTACAACTACGACGCGGTGTATGGCGTGACGTATGAGATCGATATCGCGAAGCCGGTGGGTTCGCGTGTCGTGAAGTTGTCGTTCGAGGGCGAGGAGATCGACCCGAAGGCCGAGTTCGTGCTGGCGGTGAACAATTACCGGGCGAGCGGTGGCGGGAATTTCCCGCATGTCGCGGGTGCCAAGCAGGTGTGGGCGAATTCGGAGGAGATCCGTAACACGATCATCGGCTGGGTGAAGGCGAAGGGGACGATCGATCCCGCTGGGTTCGCGTCGGTGGACTGGAGGCTGACCCGGGACGGTACGCCGGTGTTCTGA
- a CDS encoding helix-turn-helix domain-containing protein, giving the protein MHFHGTEVRQQALTLLRGGSKNAEVARRLNVPLGTISYWKHVDRAKRGEPVATRPSLLCPLCHRRPLDNSACAYLLGLYLGDGHISHYAKHHVPSLAITLDDGWPGIQDLAETALRAVFPHNAACRVRTKGAHNIKVYFKHLPCLFPQHGPGKKHDRKIALEPWQQEIVDAHPWDFVRGLIHSDGCRITNWTTRMVSGERKRYEYPRYFFTNVSDDIREIYTDTLDQLGIEWTHCTRNGNPFNISVARKASVALMDAHIGPKY; this is encoded by the coding sequence ATGCACTTCCATGGCACAGAGGTACGGCAGCAAGCACTCACCCTGCTGCGGGGTGGCTCAAAGAACGCCGAAGTCGCCCGGCGACTGAACGTCCCCCTCGGCACCATCAGCTACTGGAAACACGTAGACCGCGCCAAGCGCGGAGAGCCGGTCGCGACGAGACCATCGCTTCTTTGCCCCCTCTGCCACCGGCGTCCGCTGGACAACTCCGCCTGCGCTTACCTGCTCGGCCTCTATTTAGGGGACGGCCATATCAGCCACTACGCCAAGCATCATGTTCCCAGCCTCGCGATCACCCTGGACGACGGCTGGCCCGGCATCCAGGACCTGGCCGAGACCGCACTTCGGGCGGTCTTTCCGCACAATGCCGCGTGCCGCGTACGCACGAAGGGCGCCCACAACATCAAGGTCTACTTCAAGCATCTCCCCTGCCTCTTCCCCCAGCACGGCCCCGGCAAGAAGCACGACCGCAAGATTGCCCTCGAACCCTGGCAGCAGGAGATCGTCGACGCGCACCCCTGGGACTTCGTCCGGGGGCTCATCCACTCCGACGGGTGCCGCATCACCAACTGGACGACCCGTATGGTCAGCGGGGAGCGGAAGCGCTATGAATATCCACGGTATTTCTTCACCAACGTCTCCGACGACATCCGTGAGATCTACACCGACACCCTCGACCAGCTCGGCATCGAGTGGACGCACTGCACCCGCAACGGCAACCCGTTCAACATCTCCGTCGCCCGCAAAGCCTCCGTGGCCCTGATGGACGCCCACATCGGCCCCAAATACTGA
- a CDS encoding response regulator → MTAPESPQPADDDVSGDDQSHVPPLTTRVVIAEDEALIRLDLKEMLEEEGYSVVGEAGDGEKAVELAREHRPDLVILDVKMPVLDGISAAEKIAEESIAPVLMLTAFSQRDLVERARDAGAMAYLVKPFSKSDVVPAIEMAVSRFTELKTLEKEVADLSQRLETRKLVDRAKSILQTEYGLTEPAAFRWIQKTSMDRRLSMQQVAEAVIEDAEEKKAAKG, encoded by the coding sequence GTGACCGCGCCCGAGTCGCCCCAGCCCGCAGACGACGACGTGTCCGGCGACGACCAGTCGCACGTCCCGCCGCTGACGACCCGCGTCGTCATCGCCGAGGACGAGGCCCTGATCCGGCTCGACCTCAAAGAGATGCTGGAGGAAGAGGGCTACAGCGTCGTCGGCGAGGCGGGCGACGGTGAGAAGGCCGTCGAGCTGGCCCGCGAGCACAGGCCGGACCTCGTGATCCTGGACGTGAAGATGCCCGTCCTGGACGGCATCTCCGCCGCGGAGAAGATCGCGGAGGAGTCCATCGCCCCCGTACTGATGCTGACCGCGTTCTCGCAGCGGGACCTCGTCGAGCGGGCGAGGGACGCGGGTGCGATGGCGTACCTGGTGAAGCCGTTCAGCAAGAGTGACGTCGTCCCGGCGATCGAGATGGCCGTCTCGCGGTTCACGGAGCTGAAGACGTTGGAGAAGGAGGTCGCGGACCTCTCCCAGCGGCTGGAGACGCGGAAGCTGGTGGACCGCGCGAAGTCGATCCTCCAGACGGAGTACGGCCTGACGGAGCCCGCCGCGTTCCGGTGGATCCAGAAGACGTCGATGGACCGCAGGCTGTCGATGCAGCAGGTCGCGGAGGCGGTCATCGAGGACGCCGAGGAGAAGAAGGCGGCGAAGGGTTAG
- a CDS encoding NAD(P)H-binding protein: MIVVTGATGNVGRALVGRLTAEGTPVRALTRAPERAGLPESVDVGHLDLSGDRPRPADLAPLFEGASGLFLHLQAAGTHTAALLQAARAGGVRHVTVLSSGIIQDGADTSHPIYAAHAELEAHVTESGLGHTFLRPNAFATNSLQWAPQIHAGDTVRGPFGGAVTAPIHEDDIAEVAARTLLDDGHDGAVHRLTGPEAVTTEQQIHAIGAALGRTLRFVDIPPNEVGPELFPHVPPQMLPAILASFAETVGTEPEITTTVETVTGKPARTFAQWADDHKDDFRP, encoded by the coding sequence GTGATCGTCGTGACCGGAGCCACCGGAAACGTGGGCCGCGCCCTCGTGGGCCGGCTCACCGCCGAAGGAACCCCCGTACGCGCCCTGACCCGCGCCCCCGAGCGCGCCGGACTGCCCGAATCCGTGGACGTCGGCCACCTCGACCTCTCCGGCGACCGGCCCCGACCCGCCGACCTCGCCCCGCTGTTCGAGGGCGCCTCGGGTCTCTTCCTGCACCTCCAGGCCGCGGGCACGCACACCGCCGCCCTCCTTCAAGCGGCCCGCGCGGGCGGCGTCCGCCACGTCACCGTCCTCTCCTCGGGCATCATCCAGGACGGCGCCGACACCAGCCACCCCATCTACGCCGCCCACGCCGAACTCGAAGCACACGTGACGGAGAGCGGCCTCGGCCACACCTTCCTGCGGCCCAACGCCTTCGCCACCAACTCCCTCCAGTGGGCGCCGCAGATCCACGCCGGTGACACCGTGCGCGGCCCCTTCGGCGGCGCCGTGACCGCCCCCATCCACGAGGACGACATCGCCGAGGTCGCCGCCCGCACCCTCCTCGACGACGGACACGACGGCGCCGTCCACCGCCTCACCGGGCCCGAGGCCGTCACGACGGAACAGCAGATCCACGCCATCGGCGCCGCCCTCGGCCGCACCCTGCGCTTCGTCGACATACCGCCGAACGAAGTCGGCCCCGAACTCTTCCCGCACGTACCACCGCAGATGCTGCCCGCCATCCTCGCCTCCTTCGCCGAAACCGTCGGCACCGAACCGGAGATCACCACCACGGTCGAAACCGTCACCGGCAAGCCGGCCCGCACGTTCGCCCAGTGGGCCGACGACCACAAGGACGACTTCCGCCCCTGA
- a CDS encoding aminotransferase class I/II-fold pyridoxal phosphate-dependent enzyme, producing MSTPPPLAGGVQGPDALRPLLAVTLDALHHGATARGGPLPADGPTAVTDRVRAAAEPVLPEHGTGPEAALRTLVHALAEGAADPADPLCAAHLHCPPLALAAAADLAASALNPSMDSWDQAPAASTLETLVTRALAAEVHPEADALVTTGGTESNQLALLLAREAATRGPLRLLVGENAHHSLARGAWLLGLPDPVTVPAPAGTLDPAALDEALNELGGPHTTFLVTATAGTTDAGLIDPLDDIADVCAAHRARLHIDAAYGGGLLFSDVRKHLLKGIERAHTVTLDLHKLGWQPAAAGLLAVRDPNDLAALTHRADYLNADDDTEAGLPDLLGRSLRTTRRPDILKIAVTLKALGRTGLGALVDRVCDHARHFAALIEDHLRFELYDTPAISTVLFRPTDTDDTHLAHVRRRLLTEGTAVLGRADLDGRRWLKATLLNPHTRPGDLTTLLEHVDDTSRQATARAARTTPHLAEGTTPR from the coding sequence ATGAGCACCCCGCCGCCCCTCGCCGGAGGCGTCCAAGGCCCCGACGCCCTGCGGCCCTTGCTCGCGGTCACGCTCGACGCCCTGCACCACGGGGCGACCGCCCGCGGCGGCCCGCTCCCCGCCGACGGCCCCACCGCCGTCACCGACCGCGTCCGCGCCGCAGCCGAACCCGTCCTGCCCGAGCACGGCACGGGCCCCGAAGCCGCCCTGCGCACCCTCGTCCACGCGCTCGCCGAAGGCGCCGCCGACCCCGCCGACCCCCTGTGCGCCGCCCACCTGCACTGCCCGCCACTCGCCCTGGCGGCCGCCGCCGACCTCGCCGCCTCCGCGCTCAACCCCTCCATGGACTCCTGGGACCAGGCCCCCGCCGCCTCCACCCTCGAAACCCTCGTCACCCGCGCACTCGCCGCCGAGGTCCACCCCGAAGCGGACGCCCTGGTCACCACCGGCGGCACCGAGTCCAACCAACTCGCCCTGCTCCTCGCCCGCGAAGCCGCCACCCGAGGCCCGCTGCGCCTCCTCGTCGGCGAGAACGCCCACCACTCCCTCGCCCGCGGCGCCTGGCTCCTCGGCCTGCCCGACCCGGTCACCGTCCCCGCCCCCGCCGGCACCCTCGACCCGGCCGCCCTCGACGAAGCCCTCAACGAACTCGGCGGCCCGCACACCACCTTCCTCGTCACCGCCACCGCCGGCACCACCGACGCCGGACTCATCGACCCCCTCGACGACATCGCCGACGTCTGCGCCGCCCACCGCGCCCGGCTGCACATCGACGCCGCGTACGGCGGCGGCCTGCTCTTCAGCGACGTACGCAAACACCTCCTGAAAGGCATCGAGCGCGCCCACACCGTCACCCTCGACCTGCACAAACTCGGCTGGCAGCCCGCCGCCGCCGGACTGCTCGCCGTCCGCGACCCGAACGACCTCGCCGCGCTCACCCACCGCGCCGACTACCTCAACGCCGACGACGACACCGAAGCGGGCCTGCCCGACCTCCTCGGCCGCTCCCTGCGCACCACACGCCGCCCCGACATCCTCAAGATCGCCGTCACCCTCAAAGCCCTCGGCCGCACGGGACTCGGCGCACTCGTCGACCGAGTCTGCGACCACGCACGGCACTTCGCCGCCCTCATCGAAGACCACCTCCGCTTCGAGCTGTACGACACCCCGGCCATCAGCACCGTCCTGTTCCGCCCCACAGACACCGACGACACCCACCTCGCCCACGTACGAAGGCGACTGCTCACCGAAGGCACCGCCGTCCTCGGCCGCGCCGACCTCGACGGCCGCCGATGGCTGAAAGCCACCCTCCTCAACCCGCACACCCGCCCCGGCGACCTCACCACGCTCCTCGAACACGTCGACGACACCAGCCGACAGGCCACCGCCAGGGCCGCGCGCACCACCCCCCACCTCGCGGAAGGAACCACCCCCCGATGA